In Leptolyngbya sp. CCY15150, a single window of DNA contains:
- a CDS encoding sigma-70 family RNA polymerase sigma factor, which translates to MSQSIPITWSTAEATSPQIPVQAEKLSNYDLILRCQAGLRPEKAAFSELMRRYQSHVDRVLYHLAPDWSDRSDLAQEVWIRVYRNLKRLQEPAKFRGWLSRITTNLFYDELRKRKRVSSPLSLDAPRIFDDGEMDWELPSGDPGPAEQLATREFYDQLREAIADLPEVFRITIVLREIEGMAYEEIAEITGVSLGTVKSRIARARQRLQLQLQAYLQD; encoded by the coding sequence ATGAGTCAATCCATTCCCATCACTTGGTCAACGGCTGAGGCAACTTCTCCTCAGATACCTGTGCAAGCAGAAAAACTCTCGAACTACGATCTAATTCTTCGGTGTCAGGCTGGGTTGCGGCCTGAAAAAGCAGCGTTCTCTGAACTGATGCGCCGCTACCAATCCCACGTTGATCGGGTCTTGTATCATTTGGCACCTGACTGGTCTGATCGGTCTGACTTAGCCCAGGAAGTCTGGATCCGCGTTTACCGCAATCTTAAGCGCTTGCAGGAGCCTGCCAAGTTTCGGGGCTGGCTGAGCCGTATTACCACGAATTTGTTTTACGACGAACTGCGCAAGCGGAAACGGGTGAGTAGCCCTCTATCTCTAGATGCGCCTCGGATTTTTGATGATGGCGAGATGGATTGGGAACTGCCGTCGGGGGATCCAGGGCCGGCGGAACAGTTGGCAACCCGCGAGTTTTATGACCAGCTACGGGAGGCGATCGCTGATTTACCCGAAGTGTTTCGCATCACCATTGTGCTCCGGGAAATTGAGGGCATGGCCTACGAAGAAATTGCTGAAATTACGGGCGTTTCATTAGGAACGGTGAAGTCACGGATTGCCCGCGCCCGTCAGCGTCTACAGCTTCAACTTCAGGCCTATCTACAAGACTAG
- a CDS encoding Fis family transcriptional regulator, giving the protein MNPSSSLSIMEQMKRDRFELLSAYLDGEVTSEERHQVETWLAHDPQVQRLHQRLLSLRQGFGAMPMPSADYSADQLVQGVFQTLERRKRRRLGWGGAAIAAMAVGAVSWLVPGTFTPSPQLATLPDSNSAGMIVPDDALMIALDQPIVDIPALPTSPNPKGNKQEIY; this is encoded by the coding sequence ATGAATCCATCTTCCTCGTTGAGCATCATGGAACAAATGAAACGCGATCGCTTCGAGCTACTCAGTGCGTATTTAGATGGGGAGGTGACGTCGGAAGAACGTCATCAGGTTGAAACTTGGCTAGCCCATGATCCTCAGGTTCAACGCCTACATCAGCGCCTGCTATCCCTGCGCCAAGGTTTTGGGGCGATGCCCATGCCCTCAGCAGACTACAGTGCCGACCAGCTTGTTCAGGGTGTTTTCCAAACCCTAGAACGCCGCAAGCGTCGCCGTCTGGGCTGGGGTGGAGCGGCGATCGCTGCTATGGCCGTTGGCGCTGTGTCATGGCTTGTCCCTGGTACGTTTACGCCATCGCCACAGTTGGCTACCTTACCAGACTCAAACTCTGCCGGTATGATTGTGCCGGATGATGCGTTGATGATTGCCCTCGATCAGCCGATCGTGGACATTCCTGCATTGCCGACCTCTCCCAATCCGAAGGGCAATAAGCAAGAGATCTATTAA
- a CDS encoding lysozyme inhibitor LprI family protein — MKRQHMAWITGLAIALSVSSIGYRTQTLQAQASNVNCQAPQGTPEYNYCAQEQYDEVDTKLNRVYQDWKAQLSPAAQEKLTDAALAWIDYRDAHCTFEVREAIDGTGYSAYLNDCLTRLTEARTAELEYQTTLIP, encoded by the coding sequence ATGAAACGACAGCATATGGCTTGGATCACGGGACTGGCGATCGCCCTTAGTGTTTCTTCTATCGGCTATAGAACCCAGACGCTGCAAGCCCAAGCGTCCAATGTCAATTGCCAAGCCCCCCAAGGAACGCCAGAGTATAACTACTGCGCCCAAGAGCAATACGACGAGGTGGATACCAAGCTGAACCGTGTCTATCAAGACTGGAAGGCGCAGCTCAGCCCCGCCGCCCAAGAAAAACTCACCGATGCAGCCCTAGCCTGGATCGACTACCGCGATGCCCACTGTACCTTTGAAGTTCGAGAAGCAATCGATGGCACCGGATATTCAGCCTATCTCAATGACTGCCTAACCAGGCTCACCGAGGCGCGCACGGCAGAATTAGAGTATCAAACGACCTTGATTCCCTAG